From Rhodamnia argentea isolate NSW1041297 chromosome 10, ASM2092103v1, whole genome shotgun sequence, a single genomic window includes:
- the LOC115730763 gene encoding protein STRICTOSIDINE SYNTHASE-LIKE 10, with protein MAPSKLGVVAAALAIAAVVLPLKPPARLLHPPPVPGAHDRLHASKVLPVAGAFGPESLAFDPSGGGPYTGVADGRILKWEGDERGWVDFAVTSSQRKECIRPFAPELEHVCGRPLGLRFDKKTGDLYIADAYFGLMVVGPDGGLATLVANEADGEPLRFTNDLDIDESEDVIYFTDSSTTFHRREFMNSCLSGDKTGRLMKYDKSNKELKVLLRGLAFANGVALSKDGLFLLVAETATCRISRLWLKGPNAGKFDIFAELPGYPDNIRRNSRGDFWVGLHAKEGPVARFLLSNSLIGNFALRLPISFQQLHSLFVGGKADAIAVKLGKEGEILEVVEDTEGKTVQFISEVEERDNKLWIGSVMRPFIAIFDLD; from the exons ATGGCTCCTTCGAAGCTCGGAGTGGTCGCGGCCGCACTTGCAATCGCAGCCGTCGTCCTACCTCTGAAACCGCCGGCCCGTCTCCTCCACCCGCCTCCCGTCCCCGGAGCCCACGACCGCCTCCACGCTTCCAAGGTGTTGCCGGTCGCCGGAGCTTTCGGGCCCGAGAGCCTCGCCTTCGACCCCAGCGGCGGCGGCCCGTACACCGGCGTCGCCGACGGCCGGATCCTGAAGTGGGAGGGCGACGAGCGCGGGTGGGTCGACTTCGCTGTCACTTCCTCTCAGAG GAAGGAATGCATTCGCCCATTTGCACCAGAGTTGGAGCATGTTTGTGGAAGGCCTCTAGGACTCCGTTTTGATAAGAAAACTGGAGATCTCTATATTGCGGATGCATACTTCGGGCTTATGGTGGTGGGTCCAGATGGTGGTTTGGCCACTCTGGTGGCTAATGAAGCTGACGGTGAGCCCTTGCGCTTCACCAATGATCTGGATATCGATGAGAGCGAAGATGTGATCTACTTTACAGACTCAAGCACAACTTTCCACAGAAG AGAATTTATGAATTCATGTCTCAGTGGAGACAAAACTGGCCGGTTGATGAAATATGATAAGTCGAACAAGGAACTAAAAGTCCTATTGCGAGGACTTGCTTTTGCCAATGGAGTAGCATTGAGCAAAGACGGTCTGTTTCTGCTGGTGGCGGAAACCGCTACTTGCCGAATCTCAAGGCTTTGGCTTAAGGGCCCTAATGCAGGAAAGTTTGACATCTTTGCCGAGTTGCCCGGTTACCCAGACAACATCAGGAGGAACTCCAGAGGCGACTTCTGGGTCGGCTTGCATGCCAAGGAAGGACCGGTCGCGAGGTTCCTTCTATCCAATTCTCTCATTGGGAATTTCGCTCTAAGACTGCCTATCAGTTTCCAACAGCTGCACTCGCTGTTTGTGGGAGGGAAAGCTGATGCCATCGCTGTCAAGCTGGGCAAGGAGGGAGAAATTCTGGAAGTAGTTGAAGACACGGAGGGGAAGACTGTGCAGTTCATAAGTGAAGTTGAAGAGAGGGACAATAAGCTGTGGATTGGATCGGTGATGAGGCCTTTTATCGCTATTTTCGATTTGGATTGA
- the LOC115734118 gene encoding two-component response regulator ORR3 isoform X1 — MGTAAEPQFHVLAVDDSLVDRKLIERLLKISSYQVTAVDSGSKALEFLGSRGNNGRSSSDPVPSVSPNDHQGVEVNLIITDYCMPGMTGYDLLKKIKESSSLRDIPVVIMSSENVPSRISRCLEEGAEEFILKPVRLSDVNKLRPHMRRTKKLKTHQQEPREDSERHGEIRSQPARQHELEIQQSQHHPSQQVPQHQQQKSSNNNKRKAIDAEEGLSPDRARTRYSGVATF; from the exons ATGGGCACTGCCGCAGAGCCTCAGTTCCATGTTTTGGCCGTCGATGACAGTCTCGTCGATAGGAAGCTCATCGAGAGGCTCCTCAAGATTTCCTCTTACCAag TGACTGCAGTTGATTCTGGGAGTAAGGCTCTCGAGTTCCTGGGTTCCCGTGGAAACAATGGCCGAAGCAGCTCCGATCCTGTCCCGTCCGTTTCACCGAACGATCATCAA GGAGTCGAGGTGAATCTCATCATCACAGACTACTGTATGCCCGGAATGACCGGCTACGACTTGCTCAAGAAAATCAAG GAATCTTCATCTCTGAGAGACATCCCGGTGGTCATTATGTCATCCGAGAATGTCCCTTCACGGATCAGCAG GTGCTTGGAAGAAGGAGCGGAGGAGTTCATCCTGAAGCCAGTGAGATTATCGGATGTGAATAAGCTCAGACCCCACATGAGGAGAACCAAGAAGCTCAAGACTCATCAGCAGGAACCGCGAGAAGACTCGGAGAGGCATGGCGAGATTCGATCACAGCCAGCGCGCCAACATGAACTTGAAATTCAACAGAGCCAACACCATCCGTCCCAGCAGGTTCCACAACACCAGCAACAGAAATCCAGCAATAACAACAAGAGAAAGGCCATTGACGCTGAAGAAGGCCTTTCGCCTGACAGAGCAAGAACCAGATACAGCGGGGTCGCCACTTTCTGA
- the LOC115734118 gene encoding two-component response regulator ARR9 isoform X2 translates to MGTAAEPQFHVLAVDDSLVDRKLIERLLKISSYQVTAVDSGSKALEFLGSRGNNGRSSSDPVPSVSPNDHQGVEVNLIITDYCMPGMTGYDLLKKIKESSSLRDIPVVIMSSENVPSRISRCLEEGAEEFILKPVRLSDVNKLRPHMRRTKKLKTHQQEPREDSERHELEIQQSQHHPSQQVPQHQQQKSSNNNKRKAIDAEEGLSPDRARTRYSGVATF, encoded by the exons ATGGGCACTGCCGCAGAGCCTCAGTTCCATGTTTTGGCCGTCGATGACAGTCTCGTCGATAGGAAGCTCATCGAGAGGCTCCTCAAGATTTCCTCTTACCAag TGACTGCAGTTGATTCTGGGAGTAAGGCTCTCGAGTTCCTGGGTTCCCGTGGAAACAATGGCCGAAGCAGCTCCGATCCTGTCCCGTCCGTTTCACCGAACGATCATCAA GGAGTCGAGGTGAATCTCATCATCACAGACTACTGTATGCCCGGAATGACCGGCTACGACTTGCTCAAGAAAATCAAG GAATCTTCATCTCTGAGAGACATCCCGGTGGTCATTATGTCATCCGAGAATGTCCCTTCACGGATCAGCAG GTGCTTGGAAGAAGGAGCGGAGGAGTTCATCCTGAAGCCAGTGAGATTATCGGATGTGAATAAGCTCAGACCCCACATGAGGAGAACCAAGAAGCTCAAGACTCATCAGCAGGAACCGCGAGAAGACTCGGAGAG ACATGAACTTGAAATTCAACAGAGCCAACACCATCCGTCCCAGCAGGTTCCACAACACCAGCAACAGAAATCCAGCAATAACAACAAGAGAAAGGCCATTGACGCTGAAGAAGGCCTTTCGCCTGACAGAGCAAGAACCAGATACAGCGGGGTCGCCACTTTCTGA